The sequence GACCACTGCGGCACGGCCACCATTGGCACGCCGGCGCTCAGCGCCTCCACGGTGgagttccacccgcagtgcgtCACGAAGCACCCCACGGCGCCGTGCGCCAGCACCTCCAGCTGCGGGCACCACGGCACGATCAGgtccccccgcgccgccgccctcgccgcgaaGCCCTCGGGCAGCTTGGCGGTCTCTGTGGCGCGCACCACCCACAGGAATGGGCTGCCGGCGTTGCGGAGGCCCTCGGCGACCTCGGCCATCTGGTCTGGCCCCGGCGCCACGATGCTGCCGAAGGAGGCGTACACGGCGGAGCGGGGCGGGCGCGCGTCCAGCCACGCCTTGGTCACGGCCGTCATCGGGGTGTGCAGGTGGAAGCCGTAGGACGCGTCGTCGGGCAGGCGGTTGTCCAGGTACGCCGACGGCACCGTCGGCCCGATCGTCCTGGCCCCCAGCGTCGACGCCAGGTACTCCGCTTCCTGCACGTACGTAAGCACACGGACGTGGCCGGTGTCGTCAGTGCAAATGCTCGGAATCGATTAATGGCAGTAAACGTCAATTGATTGCACGTGGCGAGCGACGTGCTTGCACGTATGCTGCATTGCTGCATGCGACGCCCGCCCTGGCATTGAGGATTGAGCGCACGTACGCTCTGCTTGAGATACACGCGGCATATGATGCCAAGGGCGGATTCGTGTGGCGCTCACCTGAGGCTCCAAGTCGAAGAAAGAATTGACGAACACGTGATCCACGGCGTCGAGCCCGGTGAACTGGTTCATCAGCAGATCGCGGAGGGACGGGTGGTGCGCGTCGCTATCGGTCAGGAACGTCGGCACGTCGCCGGCGCCGAGCCGGGACGACAGCCCAGGGAGGTCGAGTGGGGAGTCCCCCTTGCGCACCGGCACCGGCACGCGCCCGGCCCGCGCgtgcgtgtacacgatgtccaCGGCGCACGTCTGGGTGAGCACCGCCGCGCACGCCGCCCCGTGCCGCCGCGCCAGGGGCGCCACCCACGGCATGAACGTGTCGTACACCACCACGCGCAATGGGCGGCCACTCGCCGCCTCGGACCGGAGGAGCTCGTCCAGCGCCTCGGACCCGGCCGCCTCCAGCTGCTCGAAGTAGGGGCCCTTGTGCCCGCCCAGCTCAGCGGCCCCCCCGGTGTCGCAGCCGTCGGAGAATACGGCGACGTGCACCGAGCCCGGGGACGGCTTGGTGGAGCCGACGACGAACCGGGTCGCCGCGACGGTGCACCGGACGCCGCC comes from Triticum aestivum cultivar Chinese Spring chromosome 5B, IWGSC CS RefSeq v2.1, whole genome shotgun sequence and encodes:
- the LOC123116577 gene encoding UDP-glucosyltransferase UGT13248 produces the protein MVHADETTHILLVPYPAQGHLNPILQFGKRLAGHGGVRCTVAATRFVVGSTKPSPGSVHVAVFSDGCDTGGAAELGGHKGPYFEQLEAAGSEALDELLRSEAASGRPLRVVVYDTFMPWVAPLARRHGAACAAVLTQTCAVDIVYTHARAGRVPVPVRKGDSPLDLPGLSSRLGAGDVPTFLTDSDAHHPSLRDLLMNQFTGLDAVDHVFVNSFFDLEPQEAEYLASTLGARTIGPTVPSAYLDNRLPDDASYGFHLHTPMTAVTKAWLDARPPRSAVYASFGSIVAPGPDQMAEVAEGLRNAGSPFLWVVRATETAKLPEGFAARAAARGDLIVPWCPQLEVLAHGAVGCFVTHCGWNSTVEALSAGVPMVAVPQWSDQPTNAKYIEDVWRVGVRARPDAGGLVRKREVERCVKDVMGGKEYRRRASEWREKAKAAVSEGGSSDRNIADFLSKYRVAK